One Apodemus sylvaticus chromosome 14, mApoSyl1.1, whole genome shotgun sequence DNA window includes the following coding sequences:
- the LOC127664567 gene encoding putative vomeronasal receptor-like protein 4: MKWSNITQAIVFLSLAGPGILGNTLVFVRHVYMSALRTEKKPVDLILIHLAFSNIIIICSTGIRDMATMFYFRNFLGDIGCKAVVYLARMARGLSICTTCLLSVVQAVTISPRTGLWTKLKPQTVCQVLPFILVFWIINVLISSNLLSYIKAGGDLNRSMAIMYIGHCYMLPSRHIIKWLFLSLMTLRDVIFQSLMGWSSGSMALHLYKHHKQVLYLHSSRFANNSAPEIVATWSVLILMTCFLFFYWVDFILSFYSGFTVTRESIILNIKTFLELGYASFSPYVLISKDIHIPHVLHIC, from the coding sequence ATGAAGTGGAGTAACATTACCCAGGCAATAGTCTTTCTTTCACTTGCTGGACCTGGAATTCTAGGAAATACCCTAGTATTTGTGAGACATGTATACATGTCTGCCTTGAGGACTGAGAAAAAGCCTGTTGACCTTATTCTCATCCACTTGGCATTTTCTAATATCATCATTATTTGTAGCACAGGAATCAGAGATATGGCCACAATGTTTTATTTCAGAAACTTCCTAGGAGATATCGGCTGTAAAGCTGTGGTTTATCTGGCAAGGATGGCACGGGGCCTTTCCATCTGTACCACCTGTCTCCTCAGCGTGGTCCAGGCTGTCACCATCAGTCCCAGGACGGGCCTTTGGACAAAACTCAAACCACAAACAGTATGCCAAGTTCTTCCTTTTATCCTTGTCTTTTGGATCATTAATGTTCTCATAAGCTCTAACTTGCTCTCCTACATCAAAGCAGGTGGTGACTTGAACAGGTCTATGGCTATAATGTACATAGGCCACTGCTATATGCTACCATCCAGACACATCATCAAGTGGCTTTTCCTCTCTCTCATGACTCTTCGTGATGTCATCTTTCAGAGTCTGATGGGCTGGAGCAGTGGGTCCATGGCTCTCCATCTGTATAAGCATCACAAGCAGGTCCTCTACCTTCACAGCTCCAGGTTTGCAAACAACTCCGCTCCAGAAATCGTAGCTACATGGAGTGTTCTCATTCTTATGacctgcttccttttcttctactgGGTAGAtttcattctctccttctactcagGTTTCACAGTGACACGTGAGTCTATTatactaaatattaaaacatttttagaacTTGGTTATGCTAGTTTTAGCCCCTATGTTCTGATCAGCAAAGACATCCATATTCCCCATGTCTTGCATATTTGCTAA